The genomic segment CCGCCCCGTCCTTCGGTGCCCCCGTCGCTCCGCCCGCGCCCGCCCCGCCCCTCAGCCCCCAGATGCACGCCGCGCCGACCATCGTGGCGCCGCTCGTGCCGCCCGCGGGCGCGGTGCCGCCCCCGCAGCCCGCCCCGCCTCCGTACGGCATGCCGCAGCAACAGCAGCCGCCGCAGTTCGGGCAGGTCCCGGGCCAGGCCGCGCCGCCCCCGTACGGACAGCAGCCCCCGGGCCCGCCCCTGGGCATGCCGCCCGGCGGGCACCAGGGAGTGCCCCAGGGCGCCCCGCCGACGGGAGCCGGTCTCCAGGCCGCCCTTCAGCTGTACAAGGAGGCGCCGACCGGTCTGCGCTGGACTCCGCAGAACCAGCAGCTCATGCGGGTCGACCTGACCGTGGAGGGCACACCGGTGCTGGCCCGCCAGGGCAGCATGGTGATGTACCAGGGCAAGGTCGACTTCGGCTACAAGGGCGCCGGGTTCATGGGCCGCGTCGTCGGGAACGCCACCGGCCAGGAGATGCAGCTGATGCGCTGTACCGGCCGGGGCCAGGTCTTCCTCGCCGACGAGGGAGCCCATCTGCACACCATCGAGCTCCAGGGCGACGGGATCTGCGTCTCCGCGGAGAACGTCCTGGCGTTCGACGAGACCCTTCAGCACGAGGTGCGCAGGATCGACGGGCACGGCATCCCCGGCGGTGCCCTGTTCACCATGCAGTTCCAGGGCACCGGCACGGTCGTCGTCAAGACCCACGGCGTCCCGGTCGTCCTGCCGGTCACCCCGACCACCTTCGCCGACTGCAATGCCGTGGTCGCCTGGTCGTCGGGCTCCCAGGTGATCATCTCCAGCCAGGTCCGGCTGCGCCGCAACGCGTATCCGGGGCACAGCGGGGAGACCGTGAACCTCCAGTTCCGGGGAGCACCCGGCAACTTCATCGTCGTCCAGCCCTACGAGGTCTGAGGGAGCCCGTCATGAACCAGCAACTCGCGGGCTACGCCCCGACCCCGGTCACCGCCCGGATGGAGAACCACGGCCACTCGATGCTGAAGGTCGCCATGGCCACCGGCCAGGACCTGTACGCACGCGCCGGCTCGATGGTGGCCTACGAGGGCTTCATCCAGTACGAGCCGAACCCGCCCGCCGTCCGTCAGATCGCCTCCCAGTGGATCACCGGGGAGGGCACGCCCCTCATGAAGTGCTCCGGCGACGGGCTCCTCTACCTCGCCGACTACGGCGCCGACGTGGTCGTCATCAACCTCAACGACGACGCCCTCTCGGTCAACGGGACCAATCTGCTCGCCTTCGACAGCCATCTCACCTGGGGCGTGGAGCGGGTCAAGGGCCTCGCCAAGTTCGCCGGCCAGGGCCTGTGGAACGTCGCGGTGCGCGGCACCGGATGGGTCGCGATCACCTCGCGCGGCACACCGATCGTCGTCGACTGCGGAAGCGGCGAGGACGAGACCTATGTCGATCCGGACGCGCTGGTCGCGTGGTCCCCCAACCTCAAGGTGAAGGGCAAGCGCAGCTTCAAGGCGGGCTCGCTCATCGGGCGGGGCAGCGGGGAGGCGTACCAGATGGCGTTCTCCGGACAGGGCATCGTCGTCGTACAGCCGAGCGAGGACAGTACCGATCGCATGCGGGTCCGGAACTGAGGGGGAGCGAGAACACATCATGCAGAGCCCGCTTTTCAACTACACGGAACAGCAGTCCCAGGACCGCTACACCCTGCAGAACCCGCAGCTCCTGCGGGTCGCGCTGACCGGCAGTGACGACGTGCTGGCCCGCAAGGGAGCCATGGTCGCCTACCAGGGGCTGATGGAGTTCGACGGGGAGTACCAGTCGCACGGCCGCCGCCGCGCCCACGCGACGACCGGTGAGGGTCTTGAGCTGATGCGCTGCTCCGGGCAGGGCACGGTCTACTTCGCCAACCTCGCTCAGTACGTCCACGTCCTGGACGTCGACCACGACGGCATCACGGTGGACAGCGCCTACGTCCTGGCGCTCGACTCGTCGCTGCACACCGAGATCATCGCCGTGGACAGCCAGTACGGGGTCTCCGGCACGGGGAAGTACCAGCTCAACATCTCCGGCTCCGGCAAGGTCGCGCTGATGACGTCGGGGCAGCCGCTGACGATGCAGGTCACGCCCGAGAAGTACGTCAGCGCGGACGCCGACGCGATCGTCGCCTGGTCCACCTCACTGCGTGTGCAGATGCAGGCGCAGACGCATTCGTCGGGCGTGCTGCGACGGCGCGGCAGCACCGGCGAGGGCTGGGAGCTGAGCTTCCTGGGCCAGGGCTTCGCGCTCGTCCAGCCGAGCGAGGTGCTGCCACCGCAGGGCGCGGAGATCGGGCAGGGCATCCGGGCACAGTTCGGCGTGGGGCAGCAGGGCGCCCACGGCCAGAACCAGAACAACGCCTGGAACTGACCCCGTCCATTCGTCCCCCGTCCACTCGCGTCCCCCGTCCTCGTCCCCTCGTCCGGTCACGGCCGAGGGCGGCCTCCCTCGACGCGTCGAGGAGAGGCCGCCCTCAGCCACCCGTCACGCAACCGGGCGAATGATCAGACACGGGAACCGGATCAGCGAGGCAGGCCCAGTGCCGCACGCGTGCGGTCCAGCAGACGCACGACCGACTCGTCGGCCACCCCGGCCACCTCGTCGTACGCGAACCAGCGCAGGTCCAGCGATTCGTCGCTGATCCGCTCGCTCGCACCGGCCGGGGCCAGCGCCGCGTACTGCACGTCGAAGTGCCAGTGACAGGGCGCAGGAATCGGATGCCGGTCCAGCCGCACCGGTCCGGCGGCCGGCCCGGCGCCGACCGTGCCCGACGCGCCCGGCGCCGGGGCGAGCAGCGTGAGACCGCCGATACCGGACTCCTCGGTCGCCTCACGCAGCGCGGCGGCGGCCAGCGAGGTGTCCTCCGGCTCGCAGTGCCCGCCCATCTGGAGCCACATCCGGAGCTTCCTGTGCAGCGTCAGCAGGACCCGGTCGCGGGCCGGGTCGATCACCAGCGCGCTGGCGGTCAGATGCCCGGCCCCGCACGCCTTCCACATGGCGTCCGGATGGCGCGCGAGATGGGCGAGGTAGGCGTCCCGCAGCTCGTCCTGGCCGGTCACCCCGGCGGTGTCGTACTCCTTCAGCGCGAGTACGGCGTCGTCGTGCAGGCTCACCGGTCCGTGTCCCCCCTGCCGTCCTCGCCGTCGGAGCTGCCGCCCTTGCCGCCCGCACCGTCCTCCCCGGGACCGGCCGCCCCGGCGTCCCCGCCCTTCCCGGCGTCCTTGGCGTCCCCGCCGCCTGCGCTCCCGGCCTTGTCGTTCTCGCCGTCCTCGCCGCCGTCCGTCACGGGCTTCCCCGTGCCGTACGCCGCCTCGCCCAGCATCTTGTCCAGCTCCGAGAAGTCCATCTGCTCGTGGTGCACGAAACCGTCCGGGTCGTCCAGGTCCCGCGCGGTCGGCAGCATGTCCGGGTGCTCCCACAGACCGTCGCGCCCGTCCACGCCCCGCGCGTCCGTCAGTGAGGCCCACAGCCGCGAGGCGTCCCGCAGCCTGCGCGGACGCAGCTGGAGCCCGATGAGCGTGGCGAACGTCTGCTCGGCCGGGCCACCCGAAGCGCGCCGCCTGCGCAGCGTCTCACGCAGGGCGTCCGCCGAGGTCAGCCGCGACTTCGCCGCCTCGTGGACCACGGCGTCCACCCAGCCCTCGACCAGCGCGAGCGCCGTCTCCAGCCGGGCCAGCGACGCCTTCTGCTCCGGTGTGTCCTCCGGCTGGAACATGCCCTGCTGAAGGGCGTCCTGCAGCTGCTCGGGGTGCGTCGGGTCGAACTGGCCGACGACGTCCTCCAGCTTGCTGGTGTCGACCTTGATACCGCGTGCGTACGCCTCGACCGCACCGAAGAGGTGCGAGCGCAGCCACGGCACATGGGCGAACAGCCGCTGGTGCGCGGCCTCGCGCAGCGCCAGGTACAGCCGGACCTCGTCCTGCGGCACGCCGAGGTCCTTGCCGAACTGCGCGATGTTCAGCGGAAGCAGCGCGGCCCTGCCCGCCGGGCCCAGCGGCAGGCCGATGTCGGTCGAACCGACCACCTCGCCCGCCAGCACCCCGACGGCCTGTCCGATCTGCTGACCGAACATCGCCCCGCCCATCGACCTCATCATGCCGATCAGCGGGCCCGCCATGGCCTGCATCTCCTCCGGCAGAACCTCGCCCATGGCCAGACCGACGCGCTCGGCCACCGGGTCGACCAGCTGCTGCCACGCGGGGAGGCACGCCTCCACCCACTCCGCGCGGCTCCACGCCACGGTCGACACCGAACCGGAGGGCAGCGAGGTCACACCGTCCAGCCAGAGATCGGCCAGCCGCAGCGCCTCGTCGACGGCGGACCGCTCCGAGGGCCCCACACTGGCGTCCTTGGTGCCGTCCGGGGTCCCCTGCGAGACCGTCTGGCGGGCGATCTGCTTCGCCATGTCCCAGTTCACGGGACCGCCCTCGTAACTCAGCATCTGGCCGAGCTGCTGGAAGGCGGCACCGAGGTCGTTGGGGTTCATGCTGCCGAACATCGCCGCGAACGGGTTGTCGCCGCCCGCGCCCGGTCCGAAGCCGAACGGGCTCGCCGGGTCACCGGGCCCCCGCCCGCTTCCGGTGGGGTCCTTCTTCTTGCCCTCGTCGCCGTCGTCCGGCTCCTCCGGCGGAAGGCCGAATCCGAATGGGGTGTCACTCACGGGTTTCCTCGGCTCGTTGGGCCGCCGGCTCGGAACCGACGGCGGCTGCCCGACATCACCTTCCAGCGTAGAC from the Streptomyces sp. AM 4-1-1 genome contains:
- a CDS encoding zinc-dependent metalloprotease, which gives rise to MSDTPFGFGLPPEEPDDGDEGKKKDPTGSGRGPGDPASPFGFGPGAGGDNPFAAMFGSMNPNDLGAAFQQLGQMLSYEGGPVNWDMAKQIARQTVSQGTPDGTKDASVGPSERSAVDEALRLADLWLDGVTSLPSGSVSTVAWSRAEWVEACLPAWQQLVDPVAERVGLAMGEVLPEEMQAMAGPLIGMMRSMGGAMFGQQIGQAVGVLAGEVVGSTDIGLPLGPAGRAALLPLNIAQFGKDLGVPQDEVRLYLALREAAHQRLFAHVPWLRSHLFGAVEAYARGIKVDTSKLEDVVGQFDPTHPEQLQDALQQGMFQPEDTPEQKASLARLETALALVEGWVDAVVHEAAKSRLTSADALRETLRRRRASGGPAEQTFATLIGLQLRPRRLRDASRLWASLTDARGVDGRDGLWEHPDMLPTARDLDDPDGFVHHEQMDFSELDKMLGEAAYGTGKPVTDGGEDGENDKAGSAGGGDAKDAGKGGDAGAAGPGEDGAGGKGGSSDGEDGRGDTDR
- a CDS encoding NUDIX hydrolase; protein product: MSLHDDAVLALKEYDTAGVTGQDELRDAYLAHLARHPDAMWKACGAGHLTASALVIDPARDRVLLTLHRKLRMWLQMGGHCEPEDTSLAAAALREATEESGIGGLTLLAPAPGASGTVGAGPAAGPVRLDRHPIPAPCHWHFDVQYAALAPAGASERISDESLDLRWFAYDEVAGVADESVVRLLDRTRAALGLPR
- a CDS encoding TerD family protein, with translation MAKEFQRGHKAKISDLTPGTDLYVGVQIAGPGLTFDISCFGLDAAEQLSDDRYFIFFNQVKSPEESIQLLGAQAGDTESFRVTLDRIPANIHKLSFTATIDGAGQMSQVGPGYIRIVAGGEEVARYAFTGSEFTTERAVMLGDIYLKDVWRFAAVGQGFDGGLEALLRNFGGEVAEDEPAAPQPEPAAPAFAPPAAPAPAFAPPAAPQPAPSFGAPAGPPQAPPAPHMPQAPQPAPSFGAPVAPPAPAPPLSPQMHAAPTIVAPLVPPAGAVPPPQPAPPPYGMPQQQQPPQFGQVPGQAAPPPYGQQPPGPPLGMPPGGHQGVPQGAPPTGAGLQAALQLYKEAPTGLRWTPQNQQLMRVDLTVEGTPVLARQGSMVMYQGKVDFGYKGAGFMGRVVGNATGQEMQLMRCTGRGQVFLADEGAHLHTIELQGDGICVSAENVLAFDETLQHEVRRIDGHGIPGGALFTMQFQGTGTVVVKTHGVPVVLPVTPTTFADCNAVVAWSSGSQVIISSQVRLRRNAYPGHSGETVNLQFRGAPGNFIVVQPYEV
- a CDS encoding AIM24 family protein, which gives rise to MQSPLFNYTEQQSQDRYTLQNPQLLRVALTGSDDVLARKGAMVAYQGLMEFDGEYQSHGRRRAHATTGEGLELMRCSGQGTVYFANLAQYVHVLDVDHDGITVDSAYVLALDSSLHTEIIAVDSQYGVSGTGKYQLNISGSGKVALMTSGQPLTMQVTPEKYVSADADAIVAWSTSLRVQMQAQTHSSGVLRRRGSTGEGWELSFLGQGFALVQPSEVLPPQGAEIGQGIRAQFGVGQQGAHGQNQNNAWN
- a CDS encoding AIM24 family protein, with product MNQQLAGYAPTPVTARMENHGHSMLKVAMATGQDLYARAGSMVAYEGFIQYEPNPPAVRQIASQWITGEGTPLMKCSGDGLLYLADYGADVVVINLNDDALSVNGTNLLAFDSHLTWGVERVKGLAKFAGQGLWNVAVRGTGWVAITSRGTPIVVDCGSGEDETYVDPDALVAWSPNLKVKGKRSFKAGSLIGRGSGEAYQMAFSGQGIVVVQPSEDSTDRMRVRN